One genomic segment of Hordeum vulgare subsp. vulgare chromosome 2H, MorexV3_pseudomolecules_assembly, whole genome shotgun sequence includes these proteins:
- the LOC123429807 gene encoding auxin-responsive protein SAUR36-like, with protein sequence MARLMEISKKWHGSASSKVTSPTAAASAASCPRGHFAAYTRDGSRFFVPIGCLTSDTFQELLNMAEEEFGKPGDRPIVLPCSAACLEQILTDFRGTSKKHTGSGRAKIW encoded by the coding sequence ATGGCGAGGCTAATGGAGATCTCCAAGAAATGGCACGGCAGTGCTAGCAGCAAGGTCACCTCCCCTACCGCCGCTGCTAGTGCAGCGTCATGCCCGCGGGGCCATTTCGCGGCCTACACCCGGGACGGGAGCCGGTTCTTCGTTCCCATCGGCTGCCTCACCAGCGACACCTTCCAGGAGCTCCTCAACATGGCCGAGGAGGAGTTTGGCAAACCTGGCGACCGCCCCATCGTGCTGCCGTGCTCCGCGGCCTGCCTTGAGCAGATTCTCACCGACTTCCGGGGCACCTCCAAGAAGCACACCGGCAGCGGGAGGGCCAAGATTTGGTAG